In Pseudomonas fluorescens, the following are encoded in one genomic region:
- a CDS encoding tripartite tricarboxylate transporter TctB family protein has translation MATQRAVVPTQLAVGIGLIAISVVLAIGAYRFPPEMGFVILPAYVYPYVVAAFLGAVGLLLGYQAVSGGFRELDNDSATVSGGKTGAAWVTAGLVGVAVLIHLIGFVLAAGLLFVCSARGFGSRHPLRDLAIGIALTLPIYWLFNAGLGVSLPSLINIWL, from the coding sequence ATGGCCACACAGCGCGCAGTGGTGCCGACGCAATTGGCGGTCGGCATCGGCCTGATCGCCATCAGCGTTGTATTGGCGATTGGCGCCTACCGTTTCCCGCCCGAAATGGGCTTCGTGATCCTCCCGGCATACGTCTATCCCTATGTCGTGGCGGCGTTTCTGGGTGCAGTGGGGCTGCTGCTGGGGTATCAGGCCGTCAGTGGCGGCTTTCGCGAGCTGGACAACGACTCCGCCACGGTGTCCGGTGGAAAAACCGGTGCGGCCTGGGTGACGGCGGGGCTTGTCGGGGTGGCGGTGCTGATCCACCTGATCGGTTTTGTGCTGGCCGCCGGGTTGCTGTTTGTCTGTTCGGCGCGGGGTTTCGGCAGCCGTCATCCCCTGCGGGACCTGGCCATCGGCATTGCCTTGACCCTGCCGATCTACTGGCTGTTCAACGCCGGGCTCGGGGTTTCCCTGCCGTCGCTGATCAACATCTGGCTTTGA
- a CDS encoding tripartite tricarboxylate transporter substrate-binding protein, whose amino-acid sequence MSALIRRFSRCMAAGLAAAVFVAPAFALDTVKFMAPGSVGGGYDQTARVLGKAMVEANTAKSATFENKGGAGGTLGLAQFANSTKGDPNALLVVGAIMVAGIEQNKPQISLKDVTPIARLFTEYNVIAVRKESEFKTLDDLIKAFKAKPTSITWGGGSKGSVDHIGIAELAGKLDVPVSKVNYVAFGGGGEVVAQALGGQLKVITGGYAELGQYIKTGQFRVLGIGAPERVPGIDAPTLKESGYDVTIGNWRGVYGASGLTPQQRKEVIDAVVAATNSKVWQDNIQANAWTPSVLTDDDFGKFVEEEHVRLRAMLVKVGLL is encoded by the coding sequence ATGTCCGCTTTGATCCGTCGTTTCAGTCGCTGCATGGCCGCCGGTTTGGCCGCAGCCGTGTTTGTTGCGCCAGCCTTCGCGCTGGATACCGTGAAATTCATGGCCCCGGGTTCCGTGGGCGGTGGTTACGACCAGACCGCCCGGGTGCTGGGCAAGGCCATGGTCGAGGCCAATACGGCCAAGTCCGCGACCTTCGAGAACAAGGGCGGGGCGGGCGGGACCCTGGGGCTGGCGCAATTTGCCAACAGCACCAAGGGTGACCCGAACGCATTGCTGGTGGTTGGCGCGATCATGGTCGCGGGCATCGAACAGAACAAACCGCAGATCAGCCTGAAGGATGTGACGCCCATTGCCCGGCTGTTCACCGAATACAACGTGATCGCCGTGCGCAAGGAATCTGAATTCAAGACCCTCGATGACCTGATCAAGGCCTTCAAGGCCAAGCCAACGAGCATCACCTGGGGCGGTGGCTCCAAGGGCTCGGTGGATCACATCGGCATCGCCGAGCTGGCCGGCAAGCTGGACGTGCCGGTCAGCAAGGTCAACTACGTGGCCTTTGGTGGCGGCGGCGAGGTGGTTGCCCAGGCGCTGGGCGGCCAGCTCAAGGTGATCACCGGCGGTTACGCCGAGCTGGGCCAATACATCAAGACTGGTCAGTTCCGGGTCCTGGGCATCGGCGCGCCGGAGCGGGTTCCCGGCATTGATGCACCGACCCTCAAGGAGAGCGGCTATGACGTGACGATCGGCAACTGGCGCGGTGTTTACGGTGCCTCGGGCCTCACCCCGCAACAGCGTAAAGAGGTGATCGACGCGGTCGTGGCTGCCACCAACAGCAAGGTCTGGCAGGACAATATCCAGGCCAATGCCTGGACGCCCAGCGTGCTGACCGACGATGACTTCGGCAAATTCGTCGAGGAAGAACACGTGCGGTTGCGCGCCATGCTGGTCAAGGTCGGGTTGCTTTGA
- a CDS encoding DUF2790 domain-containing protein, with amino-acid sequence MKMLIAGFTALLATGSAFAATQSTSPVIHDKVGFYVPVDVAKVLSMTDLNGKCGIVPAQFNYLDHQGREHQLDYQVQGVGCLGEN; translated from the coding sequence ATGAAAATGTTGATCGCGGGTTTTACCGCCCTGCTCGCCACCGGTTCGGCGTTTGCCGCCACCCAGTCCACCTCGCCGGTCATCCACGACAAGGTCGGCTTTTATGTCCCGGTAGATGTTGCCAAGGTCCTGTCCATGACCGACCTCAACGGCAAGTGCGGCATCGTTCCGGCGCAGTTCAACTACCTCGACCACCAAGGTCGCGAGCACCAGCTGGACTATCAGGTCCAGGGCGTGGGTTGCCTTGGTGAGAACTGA
- a CDS encoding heavy metal response regulator transcription factor, with the protein MNILVVEDEPKAGNYLLNGLQELGYTVNLARDGVDGLHLALEHDFDVIVLDVMMPKMDGWEVLRRLRKEADTPVLFLTARDDIADRIKGLELGADDYLIKPFSFAELVARLRTLTRRGPTREEEHLHVDDLQIDVLKRRVSRAGNRITLTNKEFALLHLFATHQGEVLSRSMIASRVWDMNFDSDTNVVDVAVRRLRLKVDDPFPLKLIHSVRGIGYRFDTQP; encoded by the coding sequence ATGAACATCCTCGTTGTCGAAGACGAACCCAAGGCCGGCAATTACCTGCTCAACGGCCTGCAGGAACTCGGATACACCGTGAACCTGGCGCGGGACGGCGTCGATGGCTTGCACCTGGCCCTGGAACACGACTTCGATGTGATCGTGCTGGACGTCATGATGCCGAAGATGGATGGCTGGGAAGTCCTGCGCCGCTTGCGCAAGGAGGCCGATACACCGGTGCTGTTCCTCACCGCCCGGGATGACATCGCCGACCGCATCAAAGGCCTGGAACTTGGCGCCGACGATTACCTGATCAAGCCGTTTTCCTTCGCCGAACTGGTGGCACGCCTGCGCACCCTGACCCGGCGCGGTCCTACCCGGGAAGAAGAACACCTGCACGTCGACGACCTGCAGATCGACGTACTCAAGCGCCGCGTCAGCCGCGCCGGCAACCGCATCACCCTGACCAACAAGGAGTTCGCCCTGCTGCACCTGTTCGCCACGCATCAGGGCGAGGTGCTGTCACGCTCGATGATCGCCTCGCGGGTCTGGGACATGAATTTCGACAGCGACACCAATGTCGTCGATGTCGCGGTGCGCCGCCTGCGCCTGAAAGTCGATGATCCGTTCCCGCTCAAGTTGATCCACAGCGTGCGCGGCATCGGCTACCGCTTCGACACTCAACCATGA
- a CDS encoding heavy metal sensor histidine kinase, with translation MNVMTPLQSASRLSHSLTLRLALVFALLAFVSLALLGVALYRDLERELIHRDDIALITRIDQLRTFLNDSNTLDLIKAKPALFQNMMGNREALLTIGTPGQPPLLVVNPGNLTMPALTPVAMDHRLTLSDVQHLPNVNGVPFSALAATIDSGDLGSLQVVTGRLMTERTAVLADYRLNVYLFASVAAILLALSGYVLVHRGLLPVRRLARHTQSIDVGNLNERLDSQGAPLELLPMIDAFNAMLDRLDKGFIQLGQVSTDMAHELRTPINNLLGETQVALQQNRSTEAYQQLLASNVEELERLARMLDNMLFLARTDPRSALRQRQELDAADEMQRMADYFEGPATDVGICIDARGSGLIWAEPMLLRRALANLCANAIKYGAPHTELCIHASPTADGIQVQVRNHGPTIPARHLPRLFERFYRVDESRERSAQSNGLGLSIVATIMQLHNGACHVSSADGVTCFELFFPARQQHE, from the coding sequence ATGAATGTGATGACGCCGCTGCAATCCGCCTCCCGCCTCAGCCACTCCCTGACCCTGCGCCTGGCGCTGGTGTTCGCCCTGCTGGCGTTTGTCTCGCTGGCGCTGCTGGGCGTGGCGCTGTACCGCGACCTGGAGCGCGAGCTGATCCATCGCGACGACATTGCCCTGATCACCCGCATTGACCAGTTGCGTACCTTCCTCAATGACAGCAATACCCTGGACCTGATCAAGGCCAAGCCGGCGCTGTTCCAGAACATGATGGGCAACCGCGAGGCCCTGCTGACCATCGGCACCCCAGGCCAGCCGCCGTTGCTGGTGGTCAACCCGGGCAATCTGACGATGCCGGCGCTGACCCCGGTGGCCATGGATCATCGGCTGACCCTGAGCGACGTGCAACATTTGCCCAACGTCAACGGCGTGCCGTTTTCCGCCCTGGCGGCGACCATCGATTCCGGTGACCTGGGCAGCCTGCAAGTGGTGACCGGGCGCCTGATGACCGAACGCACCGCCGTGCTCGCCGACTACCGGCTCAATGTGTACCTGTTCGCCAGCGTCGCGGCGATCCTGCTGGCGCTGTCCGGTTATGTGCTGGTGCATCGCGGCCTGTTGCCCGTGCGGCGCCTGGCCCGCCACACCCAGAGCATCGACGTCGGCAACCTCAACGAACGCCTCGACAGCCAGGGCGCGCCGCTGGAACTGTTGCCGATGATAGACGCCTTCAACGCCATGCTCGACCGGCTGGACAAAGGCTTCATCCAGCTGGGCCAGGTATCGACCGACATGGCCCACGAACTGCGCACGCCGATCAACAACCTGCTGGGCGAAACCCAGGTGGCCTTGCAGCAGAACCGCAGCACCGAAGCCTATCAGCAGCTGTTGGCCTCGAATGTCGAAGAACTCGAACGCCTGGCGCGCATGCTCGACAACATGCTGTTCCTGGCCCGCACCGATCCGCGCAGTGCCTTGCGCCAGCGTCAGGAGCTGGATGCCGCCGACGAGATGCAACGCATGGCCGATTATTTCGAAGGCCCGGCGACCGACGTTGGCATCTGCATCGATGCCCGGGGCAGCGGCTTGATCTGGGCCGAGCCCATGCTGCTGCGCCGCGCATTGGCCAACCTGTGCGCCAACGCCATCAAGTACGGCGCGCCGCATACCGAGCTGTGTATCCACGCCAGCCCGACCGCCGACGGCATCCAGGTGCAAGTGCGCAACCACGGCCCGACCATCCCGGCCCGGCATCTGCCACGGTTGTTCGAACGTTTCTACCGGGTCGACGAGTCCCGCGAACGCTCGGCCCAATCCAATGGCCTGGGACTGTCGATCGTGGCGACGATCATGCAACTGCACAACGGTGCCTGCCACGTCAGCAGTGCCGACGGCGTCACCTGCTTCGAACTGTTTTTCCCGGCGCGACAACAGCATGAGTAG
- a CDS encoding DUF3772 domain-containing protein: MRNVLKSMIYVAFAVLAASPGWLLAGDMADAPAPAIAPAPAPAAPIISISDSELLGVQNQLNSLKQQVSQATNHTQLENSQDQMQVLIQEIERLSTSLLPGQAQLQAQLNVLGPVPLDENAQVTTAITSQRDTLSEQKNKIDSQLKTLAALKTSAAELITQIASIRRSLLEAEVTQQTSSILNPGFWSPLFDLPIEDRQRFSALIEQLEATHRAAWQPGQRAITAALLLLALVIWTVGRNLAGRVLAWLCFHRMPAGRLRRSSLALASVMATLLTAGIALQLLHFAGTRQLPYPPQLDDLAQYLEKLAYTCVLITGLSRALLSTKHPSWRLPDIADRVALAMEPYPRLLASLLLVLVTLVQMSNVTGMSAEVVLFGRGIVALVVALVIGALLLRVNKTRRDLIAAGENPEGVTTFAGLIYTFTGAAVVVSLFALLIGYVTMARFITYELVWIFIIFAGFYLLAQVYQDTCDYVFSPRQPTGKAIKQLLGIGNPRLEQICTVMSGAGRAILMLIGVIALFVGGVGTTLGQLVTGTVAILGGEGLRKLNIVPDNLMHALLTLMIGVYLIRTLRRWLDNEFLPKTEMAPGMCASLSTLFANIGYVSVVLLTLASLGIKWTNLAWIVSALSVGIGFGLQEIVKNFISGLILLTERPVKVGDLISISGVEGDIRRINVRATEIQLADRSIMIVPNSHLISQNLRNVTLGGSAQGVVILELMFPLNIDPELVQNLLMDTYTEHESILDKPAPFLRFSQLKPEGITLTITGYVGSPRTVGAIKSELLFEILKRLGAAGIELARSPAA; this comes from the coding sequence ATGCGCAATGTCTTGAAGTCAATGATCTACGTCGCCTTCGCGGTTCTGGCGGCAAGCCCGGGATGGCTGTTGGCGGGGGACATGGCCGACGCTCCTGCTCCTGCTATTGCCCCCGCTCCCGCTCCCGCAGCCCCGATCATCAGCATCTCCGACAGCGAATTGCTGGGGGTGCAAAACCAGCTCAACAGCCTCAAGCAGCAGGTTTCCCAGGCCACCAATCACACCCAGCTGGAAAACTCACAGGACCAGATGCAAGTACTGATTCAGGAGATTGAACGCCTGTCCACATCACTGCTGCCTGGACAGGCGCAATTGCAGGCGCAACTGAACGTGCTGGGGCCAGTACCGCTCGACGAGAACGCACAGGTGACGACTGCCATTACCTCTCAACGAGACACTCTCAGCGAGCAAAAAAACAAGATCGATAGCCAACTCAAAACCCTGGCCGCGCTTAAAACAAGTGCCGCCGAGTTGATCACCCAGATTGCCAGCATTCGGCGCAGTCTGCTGGAAGCGGAGGTGACCCAGCAGACCAGCAGCATCCTGAACCCAGGTTTCTGGTCGCCATTGTTCGATCTTCCGATCGAGGACCGCCAACGTTTCAGCGCCCTCATCGAGCAACTCGAGGCCACGCACCGGGCCGCCTGGCAACCCGGACAACGCGCGATCACGGCCGCCCTGCTGTTGCTGGCCCTGGTCATATGGACCGTGGGGCGAAACCTCGCCGGCCGGGTCCTGGCGTGGCTGTGCTTTCATCGAATGCCTGCAGGCCGGCTGCGGCGCAGCTCCCTTGCGCTGGCGTCGGTGATGGCGACGCTGCTGACCGCCGGCATCGCCCTGCAACTGCTGCATTTTGCCGGGACCCGGCAACTGCCCTACCCCCCCCAACTGGACGACCTGGCGCAATATCTGGAAAAGCTGGCCTATACCTGCGTGCTGATCACCGGGCTGAGTCGCGCGCTGCTGTCGACCAAACATCCTTCATGGCGCCTGCCCGATATTGCCGATCGGGTGGCGCTGGCGATGGAGCCCTATCCGCGGTTGCTGGCCAGCCTGCTGCTGGTGCTGGTAACCCTGGTGCAGATGAGCAATGTCACCGGCATGAGCGCCGAAGTGGTGTTGTTCGGTCGGGGCATCGTGGCCTTGGTCGTGGCACTGGTGATCGGTGCGCTGCTGTTGCGCGTCAACAAGACTCGCCGCGACCTGATAGCGGCCGGGGAAAACCCCGAAGGCGTCACCACCTTCGCCGGTCTGATTTACACCTTCACCGGCGCGGCCGTGGTGGTGTCCCTGTTCGCCCTGCTGATCGGCTACGTGACGATGGCCCGGTTCATCACCTATGAACTGGTCTGGATATTCATCATCTTCGCCGGCTTCTACCTGCTCGCACAGGTCTACCAGGACACCTGCGACTACGTTTTTTCACCCCGGCAACCCACCGGCAAGGCGATCAAACAACTGCTGGGCATCGGCAATCCACGCCTGGAGCAGATTTGCACCGTAATGTCCGGGGCTGGCCGCGCCATCCTGATGCTGATCGGCGTCATTGCCCTGTTTGTCGGCGGCGTGGGGACGACGCTCGGGCAACTGGTCACCGGCACCGTGGCCATTCTCGGTGGTGAAGGGCTGCGCAAGCTGAACATCGTCCCGGACAATTTGATGCATGCCCTCCTGACACTGATGATCGGTGTCTACCTGATACGCACGCTGCGCCGCTGGCTGGATAACGAGTTCCTGCCGAAAACCGAGATGGCCCCGGGCATGTGCGCCTCGTTGAGCACCCTGTTTGCCAACATCGGCTACGTGTCCGTCGTCCTGCTCACACTGGCGTCGCTGGGGATCAAGTGGACCAACCTGGCCTGGATCGTCAGTGCCCTGTCAGTGGGTATCGGCTTCGGCCTTCAGGAGATTGTGAAGAATTTCATCTCCGGCCTGATCCTGCTCACCGAGCGTCCGGTGAAGGTCGGCGACCTGATCAGCATCAGCGGGGTCGAAGGCGACATTCGCCGGATCAACGTACGGGCCACGGAAATCCAACTGGCCGACCGCTCGATCATGATCGTGCCCAACTCTCACCTGATTTCGCAGAACCTGCGCAACGTCACCCTCGGCGGCAGCGCCCAGGGCGTGGTGATACTCGAACTGATGTTCCCGCTGAACATCGATCCGGAGCTGGTGCAGAACCTGCTGATGGACACCTACACCGAGCATGAATCCATTCTGGATAAACCAGCGCCGTTTTTGCGCTTCAGTCAGCTGAAACCTGAAGGCATCACATTGACCATCACCGGTTATGTCGGCAGCCCACGCACGGTCGGCGCGATCAAAAGCGAGCTGCTGTTTGAAATCCTCAAGCGGCTGGGGGCCGCCGGGATTGAACTGGCGAGATCGCCTGCCGCGTGA
- a CDS encoding aldehyde dehydrogenase family protein produces MSNVEILPQVAAFLERRHGCFIDGQWVLAEGDSIAVVNPATGQTLCETLDAPLELVERAVQSSHKAFKSGVWSSLRPADRERILLNFTRRVEEHAEELAQLETLSQGKSINMARALDLNATVEFMRYMSGWATKIEGQTFDVSIPLPPGAKFTAFTKREPVGVVVGIVPWNFPLLIAAWKLMPALATGCTVIIKPAMETPLTAMRLAELALEAGIPAGVFNVVTGGGASVGGVLTAHPLVSKVSFTGSTAVGKSVGVACMENMTRFSLELGGKNPMIVLADADIEKAVQGAILGGLLNNGQVCAAASRFYVHRSIHDQFVEALAAAVSSMPIGAGMNCDAAINPLVSRKQQQSVLKHIELARQQGARVVTGGELLEGDGFFVQPTILADIDHSMAVAREEVFGPVLGVMPFDDEDAVIELANDNRYGLAASLWTNDLGKAMNLVPRIEAGTVWVNAHVLLDPAMPFGGVKQSGMGREFGRAVIEAYTELKSVCIAH; encoded by the coding sequence ATGAGCAACGTTGAAATCCTGCCCCAGGTTGCTGCATTCCTCGAACGTCGCCACGGCTGCTTCATCGATGGCCAGTGGGTGCTTGCCGAGGGCGACAGCATCGCCGTGGTCAACCCGGCCACCGGGCAAACCCTGTGCGAAACCCTGGATGCGCCGCTGGAACTCGTCGAGCGCGCCGTGCAGTCGTCCCACAAGGCGTTCAAGTCCGGCGTGTGGTCGAGCCTGCGTCCGGCCGACCGTGAACGCATCCTGCTGAACTTCACTCGCCGGGTCGAAGAACACGCCGAAGAACTGGCCCAACTGGAAACCCTGAGCCAGGGCAAGTCGATCAACATGGCCCGCGCGCTGGACCTCAACGCCACCGTGGAATTCATGCGCTACATGTCCGGCTGGGCGACCAAGATCGAAGGCCAGACCTTCGATGTATCGATCCCTCTGCCACCGGGCGCCAAGTTCACCGCGTTCACCAAGCGCGAGCCGGTGGGCGTGGTGGTCGGCATCGTGCCGTGGAACTTCCCGCTGCTGATCGCCGCCTGGAAACTGATGCCAGCCCTGGCCACCGGTTGCACGGTGATCATCAAACCAGCCATGGAAACCCCGCTGACCGCCATGCGCCTGGCTGAACTGGCGCTGGAAGCCGGCATCCCGGCCGGCGTATTCAACGTGGTCACCGGTGGCGGCGCTTCCGTTGGCGGCGTGCTGACCGCGCATCCGTTGGTGAGCAAAGTGTCGTTCACCGGTTCCACCGCCGTGGGCAAAAGCGTCGGCGTGGCGTGCATGGAAAACATGACGCGCTTCTCCCTGGAACTGGGCGGCAAGAACCCGATGATCGTGCTCGCCGATGCCGACATCGAAAAAGCCGTGCAAGGCGCGATCCTCGGCGGCTTGCTGAACAACGGCCAGGTCTGCGCCGCAGCCTCGCGCTTCTACGTGCACCGCTCGATCCACGACCAATTCGTCGAAGCCTTGGCCGCCGCCGTCTCCTCGATGCCGATTGGCGCCGGCATGAACTGTGATGCAGCGATCAACCCGCTGGTGTCGCGCAAGCAACAGCAAAGCGTACTCAAGCACATCGAACTGGCCCGCCAGCAAGGTGCGCGGGTGGTGACTGGCGGCGAGTTGCTGGAAGGCGACGGTTTCTTCGTGCAGCCGACCATCCTGGCGGACATCGACCACAGCATGGCCGTGGCCCGCGAAGAAGTGTTCGGCCCGGTGCTGGGCGTGATGCCGTTCGACGACGAAGACGCCGTGATCGAACTGGCCAACGACAACCGCTACGGCCTGGCCGCCAGCCTGTGGACCAACGACCTCGGCAAAGCCATGAACCTGGTGCCGCGCATCGAAGCCGGTACGGTCTGGGTCAACGCCCACGTGCTGCTCGACCCGGCGATGCCGTTCGGTGGTGTCAAGCAATCGGGCATGGGCCGCGAGTTTGGCCGTGCGGTGATCGAGGCTTACACCGAGCTCAAGTCGGTGTGTATCGCGCATTGA
- a CDS encoding c-type cytochrome: MFTSLRLPLIGLLSFTLVQAVSAAECAPDTRRGSEVFATECSVCHAVTKGTTGMMGPNLFGVYGRKSGSLAGFSYSQAMRDKDVDWQAENITQLITQPQAFVPGTYMPYMGLASADDRQAVACFLKEQH; the protein is encoded by the coding sequence ATGTTCACTTCGCTGCGTTTGCCCCTGATCGGTTTGTTGTCCTTCACCCTGGTCCAGGCAGTGTCTGCCGCCGAGTGCGCCCCGGACACGCGCCGTGGTAGCGAGGTGTTTGCCACCGAGTGCAGCGTCTGCCACGCGGTGACCAAGGGCACGACCGGCATGATGGGGCCAAACCTGTTCGGTGTGTATGGGCGCAAGTCCGGCTCGCTGGCGGGCTTCAGCTACTCCCAGGCCATGCGCGACAAGGACGTCGACTGGCAAGCCGAGAACATCACCCAATTGATCACCCAGCCCCAGGCCTTCGTGCCGGGCACCTACATGCCCTACATGGGCCTGGCTTCCGCCGACGACCGCCAGGCGGTCGCTTGCTTCCTCAAAGAACAACACTGA
- a CDS encoding DeoR/GlpR family DNA-binding transcription regulator translates to MHDNHSAAELPSVRRQKILLILERDGKVMASELSLHFAVSEDTIRRDLAELASAGLVQRVHGGALPRPKDTGKDYFTRISETDEVKTHLAQLAAQRVLDGQIVVFDSGTTTLQIARSLPVEIAITAITASPMTAITLSEYKGIKVILAGGQLNPATMSASGHETLRLLAGIKADLLFTGVCAIHPQVGLSSLHFDEVPVKQAMLDCASHVIAVTTADKLGAVEPFVVAPCNRVHTLITERHVASGNVEDYRALGIEVVQA, encoded by the coding sequence ATGCACGACAACCATTCCGCTGCCGAACTTCCGTCAGTACGCCGGCAAAAAATCCTGTTGATCCTCGAACGTGACGGCAAGGTCATGGCCTCGGAGTTGAGCCTGCATTTCGCGGTGTCCGAAGACACCATCCGCCGGGATCTGGCGGAGCTGGCCAGTGCCGGCCTGGTGCAGCGGGTGCACGGCGGGGCGTTGCCGCGGCCCAAAGACACGGGCAAGGACTATTTCACCCGGATCAGTGAAACCGATGAAGTGAAAACCCATCTGGCGCAACTGGCCGCGCAACGGGTGCTGGACGGTCAGATCGTGGTGTTCGATTCCGGCACCACCACCTTGCAGATCGCGCGTTCGCTGCCGGTGGAGATCGCCATTACCGCGATCACCGCGTCGCCGATGACGGCCATTACCTTGTCCGAATACAAAGGCATCAAGGTGATTCTGGCGGGCGGCCAGCTCAACCCGGCGACGATGTCGGCCAGCGGCCACGAAACCCTGCGGCTGCTGGCGGGCATCAAGGCCGATCTGCTGTTTACCGGGGTCTGCGCGATTCACCCGCAGGTGGGCTTGAGCTCACTGCATTTCGATGAAGTGCCGGTGAAACAGGCGATGCTCGACTGTGCCTCCCACGTGATTGCCGTCACCACGGCGGACAAGCTCGGCGCGGTGGAACCCTTTGTCGTCGCGCCTTGCAACCGCGTGCACACGCTGATCACCGAACGGCATGTGGCGTCAGGCAATGTCGAGGACTACCGGGCGCTGGGGATCGAGGTGGTGCAGGCTTGA